The Gossypium hirsutum isolate 1008001.06 chromosome A03, Gossypium_hirsutum_v2.1, whole genome shotgun sequence genome contains the following window.
ATAGATTGGTGTAGTAGGAATATACAAGCAATTTCGAGTTTGATGTTCATACAAGGAAATACAAGCACATAATGAAGGTATCGAACAAGACATACAAGAACATAATTTTAGTATCCGAGAGACAGATATGTATAAGATCTATAAGTTAAATTCTAGTTTCAGAAACAGCTTACAGAATTCAAAGAGTAATTGAAGTTGATTCATGCTTTCAACATATGTAAGGTTATTTTCTGCTGCAAATCATCTTTCCTTGCCCCCACAACTTTGTCAACTATTTTGCCTTGTTTCATAAAGATAAAAGTAGGCAATGCCTCCACGGCAAAATCTTGAGTCACGGTCTGCAAAATACATGAGCGTGTCGTGAAGTTAATATAAATCAAAAGCTATATTACAAACTATAATTAGCAAAGGCTTTTAAGAGATCTTACCTTCAAGTCATCCGCATCCACCTTCAAGAATATGACATCAGGCAGCTTCTTAGCAAGCTCTACAACGACGGGTGTAATGAAAAGGCATGGCCCGCACCATGAAGCTGTGAAACTTACCACCGCCTAACCAGGGAAatctttttttaagaacaagtagGTAAAAAGGGAATCCCAATGACTAATCTTTTAATGCAAGCAATAACTACGCTAAAGAAACGATATCGTGCAAAGAACAATATATAAATCGCAGTAATAAACTCCTAGCAAGTAACAGTAAATTTGACATCTGATTTCAAGCCCATCAATGATTGAATCACGTAAACAATCAATTtcactatttaacccaaattttTTTCGCTTAATTCAGTGCATTACCTCTGGGAATCCCCGGGGGGGGGGAATCAAATTCAAACAAACAAAAGGTAAAAGCGAACCAAGTGACGAAAACCCAGTTTCTCAAAATTTTGGGAATTGAGAGAGAAAAGTAAAATTCTACCAGTTTCATGGAGGCGTTTGCTGTATGGAGCTGCTCGTTCCATGAAGCAAAAGTCTGGCAGTTGATTAATTGTCCCTCTTCCGCCATTGCTTTCCCTCCGATTCCTCACTCTCTCAAAAGTCAGGCTTATAAAGCCCAAATTATGATGCTTTACAGTGCTTGACTTGTGCGTAAGTGTATTTGGCCATGCCTGCCTACTGCAGATGATTATTATCCACACCACGGATTGGTCGGGGGAAAACTCTTATCCTTTTTATTATAACCcacaacaattaaaatataaatatatggatGTACTTTGTTATTTTGTACTTCAttgttcatttttttctttcactttatTCCTACTAACATTTCAAAATAGTAAGCCAATGTTTACTTTACTGAAGTTATTAATATATGTTACGAATAGCATAATAAGAAATGATCATATTTTGATATGTGgtataaaagttttattttattttatcacgtGTCACAATGTGAGCTTACCACATGATatcatattattaattattaatatcatgtcaacatatttaataatgttaattaGGTATATAGAAAAAGTATCAAGttgaattatgatttttaaatttaggatcaattatgtcaaaaaaattttatataataggTAAGTTTAAATACCTCTGTATTaaccatttaaaaaataaatttttttaataaaattaatatttattattttaaataattttttacaatttaaaaaataaataagtttgttatattattaaatatctcAATTtcgatttttatattattaaaaaatgttagactaaaatttaaagttaaacctctaataaaaaaatatgtcattttttgAAGACTTAACttataaattgatatttaaactacggttttattttcattttggcacctaaataaaaaaaattttgtcgCAAATGGTAcctataattaaaaattatcatgtgacaaaaaaagataaaaaatattattttctttttacaaataTTAGAAACTTTATTACATGCATATGCGTGTGAAAACCATGTATTTAAAACACATGTCTatgtttaaaataacatataataattaatgaaatgtctaatttgaaactaattaataataacacatgaaatatgtacgatattaaaataaaaatttagattaaattgtaattaaaataaatttaaacatattgaatatatcaaattaagattattaaatgaatacaattatttatcatggtgtTGTCATCAATAGTAAGCTAGTGTCAAGTTAATTTGTGATACCATCttaatcaacaacattattaatatatacaattgatggagctaataaagtgtgcataataacTGCGTTGGGAACCAGTTGAtaggtgacaccaactcaataaagggatttataaatagtatatatatatatcttttttactttatattttttcaattatttttcctCTAATAGTAGGTTTCTTCTACAAGCGTAAGCTTTTTAGACTTCATGATTTTGATCAAGGTTTTCAGAACCAGATTGATAGTTGAACCTGTCATGCCACTAATTTTTGGTTTGATTAGTTCgtgttattaaaaattataaaaataaaaataattcaaatagaGAAAACcatttcaaatgattttttttagttgGGTTAAACAAATCTGCATCAATTTGTGGattaatcaattcaatccatatctCAAAACTGATATCTCCATTGATTCTCCATCCAAATAGCTAGTCCAGAGGGGTTTTgaaaacattaattttgattgatgaaataaattttttaatttccttAGGTCTAGTAAGCGGGCAGTAAAGTTTGAAAAGAGAATAAATCACCAACATCTTAACTTCGAGAAGGCAAATTTCGAGCATTACTGATATTATCAAAcattataaaaggaaaaaataatcaaacattataaaaggaaaaaataatgtaaaagaaaaaaaagtaaaagtaatgacaaatattttttaaagtttatattataTAGCAGTCtagatttttaatatatataatattttaatgtaaaacaaataacataaaaataattttagtaccacttataaaaaaaatatcacgttagaaaaaaaatataattttacgatttaaatatatttaaaataattgttaaaatttcatgttatctcatttctttttatataatacATACTAAATGatgtttttaataatagaaaggtTAATTCACGGTTTAGTTGTATTGATGTGATATTCCTCTGTGTTGGGTTTGGACTTCTACCTAATGAAGATAAGAGAGACTTGCagatcatatatataaaaaactgaAAAAGGCCGTGACTCTGAAACTTGAACTAATAATAAGATAGTTAATAGGTTTTAGGATTATCCCATACATTCTATAAATGAAACTTTTAATTTGTTAATTGGGTTGCCATCATTTGCTTTTAGGTAAAAGTATAAGAGTTTTTTAAGTAAgaagttagattatattttattttattgagaaAATGAGTGAATTAGTATTTATAAGTTAGATAACAAAAGTAAATCTATcatgtgttaaaatttttaattgtttttacgGTAAAAATTAGTCTTTGTATGTTAGCATGATGCACATATGACAAGTCACATGTCATTGTTTAATTATTCTATCGGCACACCAACTTtaaagatgaaatttttaataaaaatgattgcTTACTTCTTAATTTAATATATAGAGATTCATTTTtcagtaaaaatatatatataatttaacttGCGGTATAGAATTTTTACTTCTGCCTTTATATTTTACTgccatttcttttctttcctgTTAAATGTAACAGCAGCACAAAAAGTCTGTGGCATGGTAACCCAAAGAGGGCCAAGTTTGCAGTTTAACCTGCTGTACTTCAGCTAAATCTAGGGCCCTGCAATATTGGACTTAAGAGATGAGTTGTTGGGTTCCTATAGTTGGATTTTCATTTGAAATATGGTCTCCATGCCTGGCTACTCTTCCATACATACATAATGATAATATTGGCCTATACAACTTTTTATAGCCTCGAAAGGGCTGTGCCTCCAACTTACTTGTTTGCAAGATTTTGTTTTACTCTACTTGTGAATGCGTTACCTACTTTACACACATGGAATAGAGTGGAGACAATCGAGTTGGCACCCTGAGTCCTTTCAACTCGGAAACATTCAGTGTACGAAGTTATAGCAGAATGGACCCCAGTTGAGTATCACACTTTCACTTTGACCTTCCAAATCACATTCAGTGTACCAAGTCAGATGTGACCTTTATAACCCTCCCATCGTTTctctgtttttagttttttttagggTTGGGGTTcgagttttattttatataacttatatatgatttttttaaaaaaattattttgattaattaattaataagtttaattaatttaaatgaatttaaaaattaattaatcagtCTGTGTTTATAGTGATTGACTTTAATTAACTTCAGAAAGAATTGTTCTTATCTCCAACCGATCACGCCGTTCACTGTTGTTAAATTCACCATTATCCATTATCCATTATCCATTATCCATTTCCTCTTTTCTCTCCTCCAGAATTTCCTAAATCCAACtactttttccatttctttttttcttcagtGTTTGCCACATGAGCTTGTGTACAGACAAGAGCCCTGGCCAAGTGTGTCTATGAGAAATGGCAGTGAGCTTTGCTGTCGACACGAGCTAACAGGGTTTCCATGCCAAACCCATCTTAAGACACGTTTCGGGCAAGCTTAATCACCCCCATTGGAGCTCTTATCTCCCCTTTTCTATCATATAAATACCATTAACCCCAATGTGCTTATCAGTTATCAATCACTTTCTTTCTTCACCTTTTCCTTACTTCCCCCCAGGTTCCCTGTTGGAACAATGTCAACATCAATGACGGGTGGTGGCTTTGGAGAAAGAAAACAAGCGAGGAAGCCAGCACAAGCAAGCTCGAGAAAAGGGTGCATGAGAGGAAAAGGTGGTCCAGAAAACGCTCTCTGCACTTACAAAGGTGTGAGGCAGAGAACTTGGGGTAAATGGGTTGCTGAAATTCGTGAACCGAATCGTGGTGCTCGTCTTTGGCTTGGAACTTTCGACACTTCTCATGAAGCAGCAATGGCTTACGATGCTGCCGCACGCAAACTCTATGGCTCGGATGCCAAGCTCAATTTGCCTGAATTATGTGCCAACAACCCTCAGTCTCAACCTTCTTCAGCAGCTAATCCTCAGATGGCTCCGATGGTGAATTACCAACCCCAAAACGTGAGCAATTCAGGTATGAGTATGATCAGTTCATCAAATAACCCAACTATTAGGGTGAATGACATGACACCAATAACAGTGTACAACAATGACTCTTCAGTAACGCCTTCTTTCCCCATCGAGAACATTGATCTTCAAGGGAACGTGGACGCAAAGTTTGGACAGATTACAGAAGATGGAATTGAGGGGTTCTGGGAAAATATGAACGCCAACTTGCCTCTTTTAGACGACTCCATTTGGGCTGAAACTGCTATGTCTTTGGAATTTCCAATGATGGGTGATCCAGGCAGTTTCGCTAGCAACCTTATGGAAGCAACTGGTTGGGACGCTTTGCAATCCCCATGGTGCATGTAAATTTTAAAGCTAAACTAAGCTAAGCTTAACTAGATGCTGTTAAGATAAATGGTACGTCAAAGTCACAAGAATACTGTGCATAAATGTGTATATTATATAGAATATATATAGAATATATGAGCTTCCTACTGTCTACGCTCTATATCCATGAAAACTACATAGGGTACGTTTTCTGTGGTTTATAACGTGGGTCTGAGTTTTTAactattcttatttttattttatttatgtttctctAAGTATCAATCACGTCCTGTTTCCAGCCTAGCCAACCAGCTTCTATGTTCAAGTGAAAGGTTTTGTGAAAAGAACAAATATGTGTACATGTGCGACATATGTTTTGTCGTAGAATAAATTCGAAAACAGAAAATCTTACGTTGTCCACCAATAATACGTAGTGTAAGTTTTTCGAAGCCATTGCTTGGTTTCTGTCAGGAATAAGTGGGCAACTAATCAATCAATTCAAAAGTTGATTTTTCTGATTAGCAATCATAATCTTTGCAGACTCTAAAGAATTTACAACGTTATGAAAAAACCAGAAACAAAATGAATCCATGCTTAGTTTGGATTTGCTCACTTCATTGAGTAATAATCTTCTCCTTGTCTTTCCTTGTCAGCATCAGCAGTTTTTTagccatttctttttcttggtacATACGACAACACACATTTGTCCGGTTTTTCTTGCTTCAAAAATGGTCAAAACTTCCGTTCTCAAAACAGTTTGCTGAGAATTTCTTTTCACTCTTCTGGTGTTCTCAAAACAAGATGATGTTGGGGTTTCAATTAAGTCCTATCAATAAGATGTCTTTATGGATGaaattagtgatttttttttctttattttttttcttaccaTTTTATAGTTAATGTTAACATATTTTCATAGTATAGTTAATGTAAACATACactttttcataatataattaatgtaTAAATGCTTTCTCATAGTTTAATTAACGTAAACACGATTTCTCATTATATAATTAAGCTAGCAGTTGATTCAACTTCATTTTTAATCAGTATAATTAAAGGTTTAATTTATTATCATGCCATAcattataaaataagaaaaaaaatgaaaggaaaggaTAGAAAACTAAGTACACATGCATATATGGATATGTATGTATAATGTgtataatcaaaaaataattagttgtaatataataaaatgtCTGGTTAAATTTGATATCACATGTAAAATGACGTACACAAAatacaagagaaaaaaaaagcttaatttattttcttaaagaaaatattattacaaaCTCTTAGGCTTAATTCTagaattagattttattttatttggttttatttccttatttagaTTATGTAAACTTGTATAAAAACAACTAACCGATGGAATACAAGTAATGTTCATAAGtgcattttcttttcttattttcatatatattattttcttcattccctataaaatatataaacataattatgtcatttaaacttttttttaagaaGAAGTAAATTTATCCAATACTCTTAAACAAGGGCCATGAATTCAGTTTgacaatatttaatattttacaaactATTGAAACAATAATAATTAGAATATTGAATATTACAAATGCATTATTATGTCTAAGATATGAAAATAAAAGTCAAATTCGTTCTTACTCACCAATCATGTGCAACTTGATTAGAAATAATCTAATAGACAATGTAACATATCTGGTAATCATGTGCAACTTGATTGAAGTATCGCTTTAGTTGTGTTAGTGTAGGAAACTGAATTAAGAAGGAATGTGACAAATGGTAAGACTCCAGTGGAGGAAGGATCAATTGGAAGGACTGAGATGGGCGAGATCGACAGCTAAAGTCGATGGTGAAGTTCAAGAAATCGCCAAACAAGTTCAATAGCACAACATAAATTTTTAACCATCGAACTTTAATTAATTTGTACATACtgtatattattttgtttttgattCATTAGAAGTAGGAATTAGATGTGCATTTTATGCCAAAAGTAGAAGAAACTAGGTTTTCGATGACAATGGAGGAGCTAGATGTTATTAAGGTGTATGTACGGAAATTGGGGACCACCTACAAGATCCGAAGAGGCCAAATCGAAGCTGTGTCATGCCATATCCTACCTATGGCATGACACAACCTCAAATTCAATGCAAATAGGGGAATAACTGCATCTTGTTGCGCCATACCTTCTTTGTAGCGCGACACGTAAGCCAATTTTGAAAACCTTCCGATCTTGGTTTGACGAGATTTTCATAGATATCTCCCAAGTTTGCATAACAAATTCAACCCTGGaacatttttatataatgtttttatCAACAACCAACCCGCTCCAAGCCACCAACCTCAAATATTCTCCTGAATATAACAATCTTCACCTATTGAGGTTAAACCAATTATTTGCGAAATAATACTGAATGGCAGCAAGACGAAGCATAGATGGAAACTCCGAACCATTCAAACCAAACATAGACATAAGACAAGCAAGAAGTAGTGTATCACAATAAAAAAAGTAGACATTGGAAGAAATGACTGTGCAAATACAACAACACTTGGAATATCAAGTTGCGTGCAATCAAGAATGTAGGAAGTTAGCAACCCGAGCAGTTGagaaatatggaattaaagatttTCAATTGCCATGGCCACCCCCTAGAGAAAACAGCTTCAAGACCATAGAGCCCACAAATCAATGGCATGCTATCAACAACAAAGAAGAGCAAGCAACATTAAGGGAAGATGACATTCAAGAACATCTTGAATATACGGTGTAGGGTATTTCCTACATCAAGCAAATTGCGGAAGGCTATGCTAAAAGGTATGGCATAAAACTACTCTGTGGATGACACCATACCCACCACCATTCAATGACACAACCGCGAATGGGAATACGACAAACCAATTGAGAGATCAATATCGAGCAGTAGGCATACTACAATGTAAGGCAACACTACTAGAGATAATAATCAGAGGGAAGCAATAATAAGGAAGCAAAATAATTGTGTGTTGACTCCGAATGAAACCAATAAAAGTAATCAcgacaagaagaagaaaagaagactTTGGAAGCTAGTGGAGGAGATGGA
Protein-coding sequences here:
- the LOC107887304 gene encoding thioredoxin H-type; the encoded protein is MAEEGQLINCQTFASWNEQLHTANASMKLAVVSFTASWCGPCLFITPVVVELAKKLPDVIFLKVDADDLKTVTQDFAVEALPTFIFMKQGKIVDKVVGARKDDLQQKITLHMLKA
- the LOC107887303 gene encoding dehydration-responsive element-binding protein 2D isoform X2, with the protein product MSTSMTGGGFGERKQARKPAQASSRKGCMRGKGGPENALCTYKGVRQRTWGKWVAEIREPNRGARLWLGTFDTSHEAAMAYDAAARKLYGSDAKLNLPELCANNPQSQPSSAANPQMAPMVNYQPQNVSNSVTPSFPIENIDLQGNVDAKFGQITEDGIEGFWENMNANLPLLDDSIWAETAMSLEFPMMGDPGSFASNLMEATGWDALQSPWCM
- the LOC107887303 gene encoding dehydration-responsive element-binding protein 2D isoform X1, translating into MSTSMTGGGFGERKQARKPAQASSRKGCMRGKGGPENALCTYKGVRQRTWGKWVAEIREPNRGARLWLGTFDTSHEAAMAYDAAARKLYGSDAKLNLPELCANNPQSQPSSAANPQMAPMVNYQPQNVSNSVYNNDSSVTPSFPIENIDLQGNVDAKFGQITEDGIEGFWENMNANLPLLDDSIWAETAMSLEFPMMGDPGSFASNLMEATGWDALQSPWCM